The following are encoded together in the Arcticibacterium luteifluviistationis genome:
- a CDS encoding right-handed parallel beta-helix repeat-containing protein, which produces MKTQQFKFSFVAATLILLASFNLKAKDRIEIKHQKGDATMLVRNAIENAKGKNIQLFFEKGVYSFFPDYAKDQYCTITNHGNGNKKIIFQFDNFDSVEIDGNGSQFIFHGQVAPFQFIECGKVEVKNISIDWDIPFSFQGDVTAVNPQENWFEIKPYTDGYSWKLENERILFPNINDFHFASLGSTLTFDKASKQVDYGGLDMNLRPQKVEKQSNGILRIYQNDLRRYPVVGTVIHSKGDKEHNRYAPAFQTKNSNNILFQHITIHHALGMGFLFERSQDIKIIDCKIQIKESSDRAISIIADATHFANCKGDILIEDCTFEGMLDDGTNVHGTYVEVDKVLDKKTIRVKLVHFEQTGFEFAAKGDEVWFIKAPSPSRGETNTVFEVKRVNDVFTDLTFRGDLPEGLKVGDIVENKTWNPAFTMRGNTIRDHRARNIIIKTPKKIVIENNKLSSMMSSIMLRGESFFWYESGNVEDVLIRNNHFTDCAYGGAKGHAILTVSPRLGKAFDETELYDRNIVFENNTIETFGNRIVWADRLDGLIFRGNTIKQTKMYSPQFSDAPLFELINCKDVQIHDNSYEGDVTFHIKADERTKQTLSVKDNKGIKKD; this is translated from the coding sequence ATGAAAACCCAACAATTTAAATTTTCCTTTGTAGCGGCAACGCTTATTCTGTTAGCATCCTTTAACCTAAAAGCAAAGGATCGTATTGAGATAAAGCACCAAAAGGGTGATGCCACAATGCTGGTACGAAATGCCATTGAAAATGCAAAGGGAAAGAACATTCAGCTATTTTTTGAAAAGGGTGTTTATTCATTCTTTCCAGATTATGCAAAAGATCAATATTGCACGATTACTAATCACGGCAATGGGAACAAAAAGATAATATTTCAATTCGATAATTTTGATTCAGTTGAAATCGATGGGAATGGTTCTCAGTTTATTTTTCATGGACAGGTAGCACCCTTTCAGTTTATTGAATGTGGTAAAGTGGAGGTTAAAAATATCTCTATTGATTGGGATATTCCTTTTAGCTTCCAAGGCGATGTAACAGCAGTAAATCCGCAAGAGAATTGGTTTGAAATAAAACCGTACACAGACGGCTATTCGTGGAAGTTGGAAAACGAACGTATTCTGTTTCCAAACATAAATGATTTTCATTTTGCCTCTTTAGGCAGCACGCTTACGTTTGATAAAGCGAGCAAACAAGTTGATTACGGCGGCTTAGACATGAATTTAAGACCTCAAAAAGTAGAAAAACAGTCGAATGGGATTTTACGAATTTATCAGAATGATCTTCGCAGGTATCCTGTAGTAGGAACGGTGATACACTCCAAAGGAGATAAAGAACATAACCGATATGCTCCTGCATTTCAAACCAAAAATTCCAATAATATTCTGTTTCAACATATTACAATTCACCATGCTTTAGGGATGGGTTTTCTTTTTGAAAGGTCGCAGGACATAAAAATCATTGATTGCAAAATTCAGATAAAGGAAAGTTCCGATAGGGCAATAAGTATTATTGCGGATGCCACTCATTTTGCGAACTGCAAAGGCGATATTCTAATAGAAGACTGCACATTTGAAGGAATGCTGGATGACGGAACAAATGTTCACGGCACATACGTAGAAGTCGATAAGGTTTTGGATAAAAAGACTATTCGCGTTAAGCTCGTTCATTTCGAGCAGACAGGTTTTGAGTTTGCAGCTAAAGGCGATGAAGTTTGGTTTATAAAAGCACCAAGCCCATCTAGGGGAGAGACCAACACCGTTTTCGAGGTCAAACGGGTCAATGATGTTTTTACTGATTTGACTTTTAGAGGTGATTTGCCTGAAGGGCTCAAGGTAGGTGATATAGTAGAAAATAAAACATGGAATCCAGCTTTTACCATGCGAGGTAACACCATTAGAGATCATCGGGCTAGAAATATCATTATTAAAACACCGAAGAAAATTGTCATAGAAAACAACAAGCTGTCTTCTATGATGTCGTCAATTATGCTACGTGGGGAAAGCTTTTTTTGGTATGAATCCGGTAATGTGGAGGATGTATTAATTCGAAATAACCATTTTACTGACTGTGCTTATGGTGGAGCCAAGGGACATGCTATTTTAACGGTATCGCCGAGGCTTGGTAAAGCTTTTGATGAAACAGAACTCTACGATAGAAACATAGTATTTGAAAACAATACCATAGAGACCTTTGGCAATAGAATTGTTTGGGCAGATAGGCTGGACGGACTTATTTTTAGAGGGAATACCATTAAGCAAACTAAAATGTATAGTCCTCAATTTTCCGACGCACCCTTATTTGAATTGATAAACTGTAAAGATGTCCAGATTCATGATAACAGCTATGAAGGCGATGTGACATTTCACATAAAGGCGGATGAGAGGACTAAACAAACGCTGTCTGTAAAGGATAATAAAGGCATTAAAAAAGACTGA
- a CDS encoding tagaturonate reductase: MKLSEASHPRQEKHPERILQFGTGVLLRGLCDFLIDKANKDGFFKGSAVVVKSMPGGIEVFNEQDNLYTVCVRGVKSGENISKNVVCETISRVLAASTQWEEILKTAENPNMDVVISNTTEVGLKYIKESSEGIPASFPGKLTAWLLRRFKTGLPGVIIIPTELVVDNGDVLKDLILRQIEDQNLSGEFKSWIENETNFCNSLVDRIVPGKPAEDELQEIYKELGYEDHLLTKSEVYALWAIQGNEDVRKRLSFEKADDGIVVAKDITQYRELKLRMLNAPHTLMCGLCFLADFETVKEALNNDIIEKFTSNLMLSELAPAVSPKVDPKVVQRYGREIIDRFRNPYLDHKWHSITFQYTMKIQMRTIPLLTRYYEVFGNVPHYFARGVAAYLLFMKAVKTENGKYYGEHNGENYILNDDQAAWYFEAWKCNDAKELTKKALSNTDFWGMDLCSLDGFEDAVATHLRNMMMIGVKEVISALNVFA, encoded by the coding sequence ATGAAGCTTTCAGAAGCATCTCACCCGAGACAGGAAAAACACCCAGAAAGAATTCTACAATTTGGCACAGGCGTACTGCTTCGTGGCTTATGTGATTTCCTTATTGACAAAGCTAATAAAGACGGCTTCTTTAAAGGAAGTGCCGTAGTAGTAAAGTCGATGCCGGGCGGAATTGAGGTTTTTAACGAACAAGACAACCTTTATACGGTATGTGTAAGAGGGGTGAAAAGTGGTGAAAACATTTCTAAAAATGTTGTTTGCGAAACCATAAGTCGTGTTTTGGCTGCTAGTACGCAGTGGGAAGAAATTCTTAAAACCGCTGAAAACCCAAACATGGATGTGGTAATAAGTAACACTACTGAAGTGGGCCTAAAATATATTAAAGAATCATCAGAAGGCATCCCTGCTTCTTTTCCAGGGAAACTAACTGCCTGGTTACTTAGAAGATTTAAAACGGGCCTCCCTGGAGTAATTATTATTCCTACTGAACTGGTAGTAGACAATGGTGATGTTTTAAAAGACCTTATCCTTCGTCAAATAGAAGACCAAAACCTTAGCGGCGAGTTTAAAAGTTGGATTGAAAACGAAACTAATTTTTGCAATTCACTTGTAGACAGAATTGTCCCTGGAAAACCTGCCGAAGATGAACTCCAAGAAATATATAAGGAACTGGGCTATGAGGACCATCTTTTAACTAAATCTGAAGTTTACGCTCTTTGGGCTATACAAGGAAACGAAGATGTAAGAAAACGACTGTCTTTTGAAAAGGCAGATGATGGAATAGTAGTGGCGAAAGATATCACACAATATCGTGAGTTAAAATTAAGAATGTTAAATGCTCCGCACACTCTAATGTGTGGATTATGCTTCTTGGCAGACTTCGAAACAGTTAAAGAAGCCTTGAACAATGATATTATAGAAAAATTTACTTCCAATTTGATGCTTTCTGAGTTAGCACCTGCGGTTTCTCCTAAAGTAGATCCTAAAGTAGTTCAACGTTATGGAAGAGAAATCATTGACAGGTTTAGAAACCCATACTTAGATCATAAATGGCATAGCATTACTTTCCAATATACCATGAAAATACAAATGAGGACTATTCCTCTTTTGACAAGGTATTATGAAGTCTTTGGCAATGTCCCTCACTACTTTGCAAGAGGCGTGGCCGCTTACCTACTGTTTATGAAAGCTGTGAAAACAGAGAATGGAAAATACTATGGTGAGCATAATGGAGAGAATTATATCCTGAATGATGATCAAGCGGCATGGTATTTTGAAGCGTGGAAGTGCAACGACGCCAAAGAGCTAACAAAAAAGGCCTTAAGTAATACTGATTTTTGGGGAATGGATTTATGCTCTTTAGACGGCTTTGAGGATGCCGTAGCTACTCACCTTCGTAATATGATGATGATTGGTGTTAAAGAAGTAATTTCTGCCCTAAATGTCTTTGCCTAA
- a CDS encoding sensor histidine kinase, which translates to MKNFKYIIGLMLFALIALIAFQWYWIENALAVKREQFDRKVVESMNQAVSKVEKQEVLFLANKKIKEQERLTLASLTNQEKPRKKLKRVLKKKPRTVTKKQTQSEGLLAGQVPKPINAKRAGNIGPQDSVYVIFDPRMGLPAMEEFTINIQLSDANFDERNLLPENRLAFIKRMMQEQNMVLQQFDQRSGDVMNRNQGINQILNIIDQEFRAFVNAGQGMGPMALQQTQAQLALAGDSLNKAAKLKQVNIDSAKARQRRGGAKPKAPTVAAVQVEPEYEWIEVVDDSEELEKSRNKADLVKDVFTDFMQGKRDIYERVNQEMLDTLLEQELQNHGIDLAFEFGVKDNGNMKFASYGLDHNPQLSDLAYNVKLFPNDAVQQEQFLYVYFPQKDNFIMGNMWSVFGSSLILILMIGGIFFSSVNTMLKQKKLSVIKNDFINNMTHEFKTPISTISLAVEVMKDSSMKSNPDKYLNIIKDENSRLGSQVEKVLQMALLDKGHFKLNHTSVDLHETIEQVCQNLSVQIESKSGSLEFDLAATNPEIIADEVHMTNVIYNLMDNANKYSLDKPVIKVATKDINGGISVLISDQGIGMKKDQLSKIFDKFYRVSTGNVHDVKGFGLGLSYVKKMMDLHHGNIKVNSTIGKGTTFELEFLNTAV; encoded by the coding sequence ATGAAGAATTTTAAATACATCATTGGCTTAATGTTATTTGCGTTGATAGCACTTATTGCTTTTCAATGGTATTGGATTGAGAATGCTCTAGCAGTAAAAAGAGAACAGTTTGATAGAAAGGTGGTGGAGTCTATGAATCAGGCTGTAAGCAAAGTTGAAAAACAGGAGGTTCTTTTTTTAGCAAACAAAAAGATAAAAGAGCAAGAACGTTTGACTTTAGCTTCATTAACTAATCAAGAGAAGCCTCGAAAAAAGCTAAAGCGGGTTTTGAAGAAAAAGCCGCGTACTGTAACGAAAAAGCAAACGCAAAGCGAAGGGTTGCTGGCCGGCCAAGTTCCAAAACCCATTAATGCTAAAAGGGCTGGAAACATTGGGCCGCAGGATTCTGTCTATGTGATTTTCGATCCTCGAATGGGTTTGCCTGCCATGGAGGAGTTTACTATCAACATTCAATTGTCTGATGCAAATTTTGATGAAAGAAACCTGCTGCCAGAAAACAGGCTAGCCTTCATTAAAAGAATGATGCAAGAGCAGAATATGGTTTTGCAGCAGTTTGACCAAAGGTCTGGTGATGTTATGAATCGGAATCAGGGCATTAATCAAATTCTTAATATCATTGATCAAGAGTTTAGGGCTTTTGTAAATGCTGGTCAAGGAATGGGGCCTATGGCTTTACAGCAAACCCAGGCTCAGTTAGCTTTAGCTGGCGATAGTTTAAATAAGGCTGCTAAACTGAAACAGGTAAATATTGATTCGGCAAAGGCACGTCAAAGGAGAGGGGGGGCAAAGCCCAAAGCTCCTACAGTTGCTGCGGTACAGGTAGAGCCAGAATATGAATGGATAGAGGTGGTAGACGATAGTGAAGAACTGGAAAAGTCTAGAAATAAGGCGGACTTGGTCAAAGATGTCTTTACTGATTTTATGCAGGGTAAAAGAGATATTTACGAACGAGTTAACCAAGAAATGCTGGATACTCTGCTAGAGCAAGAACTTCAAAACCATGGGATAGACTTGGCTTTTGAGTTTGGAGTTAAGGATAATGGTAACATGAAATTTGCGTCTTACGGTCTTGACCATAATCCACAGTTAAGTGACCTTGCATATAATGTAAAGTTGTTTCCGAATGATGCCGTTCAGCAAGAGCAGTTTTTATATGTCTATTTTCCTCAAAAAGATAACTTCATAATGGGGAACATGTGGTCTGTCTTCGGAAGCTCTTTGATTTTGATTTTAATGATTGGTGGTATTTTCTTTTCTTCTGTAAATACGATGTTGAAACAGAAGAAACTTTCGGTGATTAAGAATGATTTCATAAATAATATGACGCATGAATTCAAGACACCTATATCTACCATTTCGTTAGCGGTGGAGGTGATGAAGGATTCCAGTATGAAAAGTAATCCTGATAAGTATTTGAATATTATAAAGGACGAAAATAGTAGGCTGGGTAGTCAAGTGGAGAAAGTACTGCAAATGGCATTATTGGATAAAGGTCATTTTAAGCTGAACCATACGTCGGTTGATTTACATGAGACCATTGAGCAGGTTTGCCAAAATCTTAGTGTGCAAATAGAAAGTAAAAGCGGAAGCTTGGAGTTTGATTTGGCCGCAACTAATCCGGAAATTATAGCCGATGAGGTTCATATGACCAATGTTATTTATAACCTAATGGATAATGCAAACAAGTATTCTTTAGACAAACCTGTTATAAAGGTGGCAACTAAAGATATTAATGGAGGTATTTCTGTGTTGATAAGTGATCAGGGTATAGGAATGAAGAAAGACCAATTGAGTAAAATATTTGATAAATTTTATAGAGTATCTACAGGAAACGTACATGACGTTAAAGGTTTTGGGTTGGGCCTTAGTTATGTTAAAAAAATGATGGATTTGCATCATGGAAATATCAAAGTAAATAGTACAATTGGCAAAGGGACTACTTTTGAATTAGAGTTTTTGAATACGGCCGTCTAA
- a CDS encoding response regulator transcription factor, producing the protein MENQLKILLAEDDPNLGMLLQEYLSSKGYTVELARDGNEGLDLFLNTGGFDLCLLDVMMPKKDGFSLAKEIRLKDEHVPIIFLTAKSMKEDTIQGFKSGADDYMTKPFSMEELLMRIAAILRRVNKQEPEDAPIEFTIGPYSFNTIDLKLTLNGGESKKLTTKESELLKLFCQNQNKPVSRSYALKLIWGDDSYFNARSMDVYITKLRKHLKADENIKILNLHGEGFKLITG; encoded by the coding sequence ATGGAAAATCAATTAAAGATTTTACTAGCAGAAGATGACCCTAATTTGGGAATGCTGCTTCAGGAGTATCTTTCTTCAAAGGGCTATACGGTAGAGCTAGCTAGAGACGGAAATGAGGGTTTAGATTTATTTTTAAACACTGGTGGTTTTGATTTATGTCTTTTGGATGTCATGATGCCCAAAAAGGACGGATTTTCTTTAGCGAAAGAAATAAGACTGAAAGATGAGCATGTGCCTATTATTTTTCTGACAGCAAAGTCAATGAAAGAGGATACCATTCAAGGCTTTAAAAGTGGGGCAGATGATTATATGACAAAGCCATTTAGTATGGAGGAGCTATTGATGAGAATAGCGGCCATTCTTAGGCGTGTGAATAAACAGGAGCCGGAAGATGCCCCAATAGAGTTTACTATTGGCCCGTATTCTTTTAATACTATTGATTTGAAATTGACCTTAAATGGAGGGGAATCAAAGAAGTTGACGACAAAAGAATCTGAGCTATTAAAATTGTTTTGTCAAAATCAAAATAAGCCTGTAAGTAGGAGTTATGCATTGAAATTGATTTGGGGAGACGACTCCTATTTTAATGCACGGTCTATGGATGTTTACATTACCAAACTTCGGAAACATCTTAAGGCAGATGAGAACATTAAAATCCTAAATCTTCACGGAGAAGGTTTTAAGTTAATAACAGGTTGA
- a CDS encoding rod shape-determining protein, protein MAGLFSFLTSDIAIDLGTANTLIIHKDKIVVDEPSIIALDKVSGKVLAIGHKAMQMHEKTNENIKTIRPLKDGVIADFTAAELMIRGMIKMIDSGKSWFFSPSHRMVVCIPSGITEVEKRAVKDSCEHAGAKEVYMVHEPIAAAVGIGIDIEQPNGSMIVDIGGGTTEIAVIALSGIVCEASVRIAGDLFTRDIVDYMRREHNLLIGERSAESIKIQVGAALPDLDDAPADIEIRGRDLMTGIPKEIKVTYSEIAYALDKSISKIEEAIMRALEMSPPELSADIFENGIFLTGGGALLHGLDKRLELKTKLPIHVAEDPLKAVVRGTGEILKNIEKFQAVLVH, encoded by the coding sequence ATGGCAGGACTATTTAGCTTTCTTACTAGCGACATCGCAATTGATTTGGGTACAGCGAATACCCTTATTATTCACAAAGACAAAATTGTGGTGGATGAACCTTCCATAATTGCCTTAGATAAGGTAAGCGGGAAAGTCTTGGCTATTGGTCATAAAGCCATGCAAATGCATGAAAAGACTAACGAAAATATCAAGACTATTAGGCCTCTTAAAGATGGTGTAATTGCTGACTTTACAGCGGCGGAATTGATGATTCGAGGAATGATTAAAATGATTGACTCTGGAAAGAGTTGGTTCTTTTCTCCATCGCACAGAATGGTAGTTTGTATTCCTTCTGGAATTACTGAAGTTGAAAAACGTGCAGTAAAAGATTCTTGTGAGCACGCTGGTGCCAAAGAAGTTTATATGGTTCATGAGCCAATAGCAGCAGCAGTTGGTATTGGAATAGATATAGAGCAGCCTAACGGCTCCATGATTGTAGATATCGGAGGTGGAACTACTGAGATTGCTGTAATTGCTCTTTCAGGAATAGTTTGTGAAGCTTCGGTAAGAATTGCTGGAGACCTTTTTACTAGAGACATTGTAGATTATATGCGTAGAGAGCACAATCTTTTGATTGGTGAGCGTTCTGCGGAATCTATTAAAATACAAGTTGGAGCAGCATTGCCAGACTTGGACGACGCACCAGCGGATATCGAAATCAGAGGTAGAGATTTAATGACAGGAATCCCTAAAGAGATTAAGGTAACTTATAGTGAGATAGCATACGCTTTAGATAAGTCAATTTCAAAAATTGAAGAGGCTATAATGAGAGCCTTAGAAATGTCTCCACCAGAGCTTTCTGCTGATATTTTTGAAAATGGAATTTTCCTTACAGGTGGAGGTGCATTACTTCATGGTCTAGACAAGAGGTTGGAGCTTAAAACTAAGCTTCCTATTCATGTGGCAGAAGACCCGCTTAAGGCGGTTGTAAGAGGAACGGGTGAGATTCTTAAGAATATTGAGAAGTTTCAGGCTGTTTTAGTTCATTAA
- the mreC gene encoding rod shape-determining protein MreC, translating into MSQLLGLLNRAKYFFLFLFLEIISFALIRKNNLQWDVNVFNSTNAVAANTMAATYKAKEYLYLKEENLSLANENLSLREKVVAFEQGEGRPDSFYKVDSIYAERFDFQVAKVINSTTARNKNYITIDKGLLDGIEPGMGVMGPRGVVGQVMSCSQHFSRIYSILHDDFRVSSEVINQNLRESGQTALGLAMWNGLSHDVVKLGTIDKFKKVAVGDSVVTSSQNLIFPPNILVGKIKNVSTPDNGAFHDLDVTLATDFGGLTYVYVVSNRLVDEQLNLEREDENE; encoded by the coding sequence ATGTCTCAATTACTTGGGCTTTTAAACAGAGCCAAATACTTTTTTTTATTCCTGTTTTTGGAGATTATTTCCTTTGCATTGATTCGTAAGAATAATTTGCAATGGGATGTCAATGTCTTTAATTCAACTAATGCTGTTGCGGCCAACACTATGGCTGCTACTTATAAAGCAAAGGAATATCTGTATTTGAAAGAGGAAAACTTAAGCTTGGCAAATGAAAATCTCTCTTTAAGAGAGAAGGTTGTAGCTTTTGAGCAAGGTGAAGGGAGGCCAGACAGCTTCTATAAGGTTGATTCCATTTATGCGGAGAGGTTTGACTTTCAGGTAGCAAAAGTGATTAACAGCACTACGGCAAGAAATAAGAATTATATCACCATTGACAAAGGCCTTTTAGACGGCATTGAGCCAGGTATGGGCGTGATGGGGCCAAGAGGGGTAGTTGGTCAAGTGATGTCTTGTAGTCAACATTTCTCCAGAATTTATAGTATCCTTCATGATGACTTTAGAGTTTCGTCTGAAGTAATTAACCAAAATTTAAGAGAATCAGGTCAAACTGCTTTAGGTCTGGCTATGTGGAACGGTCTTTCTCATGATGTGGTGAAGCTTGGTACTATTGATAAATTTAAGAAAGTAGCAGTTGGCGATAGTGTTGTAACTTCTTCTCAAAACTTAATTTTCCCGCCAAATATACTTGTGGGTAAAATCAAAAATGTTTCTACGCCTGATAATGGAGCTTTTCATGATTTAGATGTGACGTTGGCTACAGACTTTGGTGGTTTAACTTATGTCTATGTGGTTAGCAATAGACTGGTGGATGAGCAATTAAACTTAGAAAGGGAGGACGAGAATGAATAG
- a CDS encoding serine hydrolase domain-containing protein codes for MLLKLFYSLLLFSFLFCSCDSSSGKQAIDNSVNEELLKQQKNDSIRIAISASKKEDELRAFVNGKVRKGFNGSILVAQSGVVLCDTSIGFASFEDSIRISDETPFQLASLSKTFTSVAVMQLVEKGKLSLDLTVKDYYPNFPYEGVTLRSLLSHRSGLPYYEYNFDLKARKEKIYPDNQMLLDWFSKADPSPKAFNLPDHYFSYNNTNFAILAAIVEKASGLSFKDYLKKEIFAPLGMSHSYFASELKDSTNRTFGYQNRKRIPFDIYDNIGGDKGVFSTTQDLLKWYKALRSETILKKETLREIYTPRSFEFPGLRNYGYGFRLWVNDKQQTDYIYHTGWWKGYNTIMFFDLREDFVIILLSNRYNRDVYHIKDVIDILHDGEKKTTVEENILDE; via the coding sequence ATGCTCTTAAAGCTTTTTTATTCTTTACTTCTTTTCTCATTTCTCTTTTGTTCATGCGATTCCAGTTCAGGAAAGCAAGCGATAGACAATTCTGTGAATGAAGAGCTGCTTAAGCAGCAAAAAAATGATTCTATTAGGATAGCGATATCGGCTTCAAAGAAAGAAGACGAGCTAAGAGCTTTTGTTAACGGAAAGGTTAGGAAGGGTTTTAATGGTAGTATTTTAGTAGCCCAAAGTGGGGTAGTTTTATGTGATACGTCAATAGGCTTTGCCAGCTTTGAAGATTCTATTCGTATAAGTGATGAAACTCCTTTTCAGCTCGCTTCTTTGTCAAAGACTTTTACTTCGGTAGCTGTGATGCAGTTGGTGGAGAAAGGAAAGCTAAGTTTAGACTTAACGGTTAAGGATTACTATCCAAACTTTCCTTATGAGGGAGTAACACTTCGGAGTTTGTTAAGCCACAGGTCTGGCCTTCCTTATTATGAGTATAATTTTGATTTGAAGGCTAGAAAGGAAAAGATTTATCCCGATAATCAAATGTTATTAGATTGGTTTAGTAAAGCCGATCCATCTCCAAAGGCTTTTAATTTACCTGATCACTATTTTTCATACAATAACACAAATTTTGCTATTCTAGCAGCAATTGTAGAAAAGGCCTCTGGTTTAAGTTTTAAGGATTATTTGAAGAAGGAGATTTTTGCTCCTTTGGGAATGTCACATTCTTACTTTGCATCAGAGTTGAAGGATTCAACTAACCGGACTTTTGGGTATCAGAATAGAAAAAGGATTCCGTTTGACATTTATGATAACATAGGTGGAGATAAAGGAGTTTTTTCAACTACGCAAGATTTGTTGAAATGGTATAAAGCCCTTAGGTCTGAGACGATTTTGAAGAAAGAGACCTTACGTGAAATCTATACACCGAGGAGTTTTGAATTTCCAGGTTTAAGAAATTATGGATATGGTTTTAGGCTGTGGGTGAATGATAAGCAGCAAACTGATTATATTTATCACACGGGATGGTGGAAAGGATATAACACTATTATGTTTTTTGATTTGAGGGAAGATTTTGTGATTATATTGCTGAGCAATAGATATAATAGAGATGTTTATCATATTAAAGATGTAATTGATATTCTCCATGATGGAGAAAAGAAAACAACTGTAGAAGAGAATATTCTTGACGAATAA
- a CDS encoding vanadium-dependent haloperoxidase — MKKIVLLIAACYVLVACERKTPEEYGQITNNPEYLHDAIDKLTDVIIHDIFSPPVASRIYSYCTLASYEAMVHSDDRFVSMAGQFNGFDNVPQPVEGEEYCYPLASIKALLLVAKSQTFTIDKYNEYEEKLYKDFEEAGVPSDVYDRSLEYGEAIANHVMEYAKGDNYPQTRGLRYTVKNEPGLWVPTPPQYGDAMEPYWETIRLLALDSADQFAPPPPAFYSLDKSSLFWKELMEVYDISKNKTEEQESMAWFWDDNAFVMNVQGHVMFANKKMTPGGHWLAIAKTGLKGQKKSTMESVETYLMVSTALHEAFISSWKEKYRSEKIRPETVINAEFDSDWVPYLQTPPFPEYASGHSTISAASAEIMTGLLGDNYAFTDSTEFAYGHGVKSFPSFREAATACSYSRMYGGIHYRSGCEEGQAAGIKIGQYLLEKIKTRK, encoded by the coding sequence ATGAAAAAGATAGTACTCCTTATAGCGGCATGTTATGTGTTGGTGGCTTGTGAAAGAAAAACACCAGAGGAATATGGTCAGATAACCAATAACCCAGAATACTTACATGACGCCATTGATAAGTTAACGGATGTTATAATTCACGATATTTTCTCGCCACCTGTAGCTAGTAGAATTTACTCGTACTGTACGCTTGCATCTTATGAAGCTATGGTGCACTCAGATGATAGGTTTGTTAGTATGGCGGGGCAGTTTAATGGTTTTGATAATGTGCCACAACCTGTAGAAGGAGAGGAGTATTGTTATCCATTGGCAAGTATAAAAGCTTTGCTTTTAGTGGCAAAAAGTCAAACGTTCACTATAGATAAGTATAATGAGTACGAAGAGAAGTTGTACAAAGACTTTGAAGAGGCTGGAGTACCTTCTGATGTATATGATAGGTCTTTGGAATATGGAGAGGCTATTGCAAACCATGTTATGGAGTATGCCAAGGGTGATAATTATCCACAAACCCGTGGTTTAAGGTATACGGTTAAAAATGAGCCAGGTTTATGGGTGCCAACACCGCCGCAATATGGCGATGCCATGGAGCCTTACTGGGAAACTATTAGATTGTTAGCTTTAGATTCTGCAGATCAATTTGCACCGCCACCACCAGCTTTTTATAGTTTAGATAAGTCTAGTCTTTTCTGGAAGGAATTGATGGAGGTTTATGACATTTCAAAAAATAAAACGGAAGAGCAGGAGAGCATGGCTTGGTTCTGGGATGATAATGCTTTTGTGATGAATGTGCAGGGGCATGTGATGTTTGCTAATAAAAAGATGACACCCGGTGGTCATTGGTTGGCTATTGCTAAAACAGGATTGAAAGGACAGAAAAAGTCAACAATGGAGTCTGTTGAGACTTATTTAATGGTTTCAACCGCTCTTCATGAAGCTTTTATTAGTAGTTGGAAAGAAAAGTATAGGAGTGAGAAGATTAGACCAGAAACGGTAATTAATGCCGAGTTCGATTCGGACTGGGTCCCTTATTTACAAACGCCGCCTTTTCCGGAGTATGCGAGTGGACATAGCACTATTTCCGCTGCTTCTGCTGAAATCATGACAGGTTTGTTAGGTGATAATTATGCTTTTACTGACTCTACAGAGTTTGCTTATGGCCACGGTGTGAAATCTTTTCCATCTTTTAGGGAGGCGGCTACGGCGTGTTCTTATAGTAGAATGTACGGTGGAATTCATTATAGGTCTGGCTGTGAAGAAGGGCAGGCTGCAGGTATCAAGATAGGGCAGTACTTATTGGAAAAGATAAAAACGCGAAAGTAA
- a CDS encoding Hsp20/alpha crystallin family protein, translating into MNTLVKSFRPVGNYPGLFNTLFNDGEIFNESRQRQSTPAANVSESDEAFKIELAAPGFKKEDFKVNVDGKNLKISTVNAEEEQEEESKETYLRKEFSFSSFERLFYLPKSVDVDKIEASYIDGILNLSLPKREEAKPKEPRLINVG; encoded by the coding sequence ATGAACACTTTAGTAAAATCTTTCAGACCAGTAGGTAACTATCCAGGACTATTTAATACACTTTTTAATGACGGTGAAATTTTCAATGAAAGTCGTCAAAGGCAATCTACGCCAGCCGCGAATGTTTCAGAGTCGGACGAGGCTTTTAAAATAGAATTGGCAGCACCTGGATTTAAGAAGGAGGACTTCAAGGTCAATGTAGATGGTAAGAATTTGAAGATTTCAACTGTTAATGCCGAAGAAGAACAAGAAGAGGAGTCAAAAGAGACGTATCTTAGAAAAGAATTTAGTTTCTCGTCTTTTGAAAGATTGTTTTATTTGCCTAAGTCGGTAGATGTTGACAAAATTGAAGCATCGTATATTGATGGGATTTTGAACCTTTCTTTACCGAAAAGGGAAGAAGCCAAGCCTAAAGAGCCAAGGTTAATTAATGTAGGATAG